TGCCGAGGTGGTAGGCGTAGACGGCGGGGCGCGCGCCGCCGGCGAGGGCGCGTTGGGCGTACCGAAAAGCCTCTTTGTCCTTGCCGTCCTGGTGCAGTGCCCAGGCGAGCGTGTCGGCCACGTCGGGGTGCCGGCGGCGGGTCCACTCGGCGCGGGCGGCGGTGACCGCGTCGGACGGGCGGCCCTGGGCCAGGGCGAGGGCGGCGGTGGCGAGTCCGTCGGTGCCGCCGTTCGCGGTGAACAGGCGGTCCGCGGCGTCGGCCAGGGCCAGCTGCTCGGCGGCCTCGCTCCCCCGGCCGGCGGCGCGCAGCAGCTCGGCGTATTCGACCAGGGTGGACGGGCCGGGCAGGCGCGCGGTGAGGTCGGCGTAACCGGACAGGTCGCCGTGCGCGGCCCGGATCTTGGCGGTGCCGGCGAGGGCGCCGAGCGCGGCCGGATCGGCGGTCAGCGCCGCCGCATACTCACCGGTCGCGGCCTCCAGGTCGCCCCGGGCGAACGCCAGGTCGCCCAGCTGGGTGCGGCAGAACGCGACGTCGTGCCGGTCCACCGCGTCGTTCAGGGCCCGGCGCATCAGGTCGTCCGCCTCGGCGATCCGGCCGTGCAGTTCCAGGTCGTAGGAGGCCCGGGCGTAGGCCGCGAGCCCCGGCCGCAGGTCGAGCATCCGCTGCACCGCGCCGGTGGCGCCGGGCGCGTCGCCGAGCTGGGTGAGCGCGTCGGCCAGCACCCCGTACGCGTCGGCGTCGTGATCGTTGACCGCGAGCGCCGCGCGGGCCTGTGCCCGGGCGGTCGCGAAGTCGTGCCGCGCGTTGGCCAGCGCGCCGAGCACCACCAGCGCGTCACTGTTGCCGTCGCGCCGCAGCTGGAGGGAGCGGCGGGCGGCCTGCTCGGCCTTCGGGTAGAGCCCGGGGTCGGCGGTGATCCGCGCCTGCTCCAGGTAGGCCCCGCCGAGCGCGGCCCAGCCCGGCCAGTCCCCGGGCACGTCCCGCAGTTGCCGCTGGGCGCGGGCAACCCGGGCGGCCAGCACGTCGGCGGCCGGCGGGGCGGCGACCTGGTTCGCGGGCGTGGCCGGGGCCGTGGCGCGCGGACGGATCAGCACGGCCGCCACGCCGAGCAGGACGGCCGCGAGCGCGGCGGCCAGAGCGAGCCGGGTCAGGGCACGTCGCATGGTGTTCCTCCCAGGAGAGCGAGCGGGTGGGCGCGCACGGGATGCGGGCGCGCCCACCCGGGAACTGTCAGAACCGGAGGGTCGGATCGTCGTCCGCCCTGGTCACCCGTCCCCGCCGCCAGCGCAGCAGGACGACCAGGCCGCCCAGGACGATCAGAATCCCGAGCCCGGACGCTCCGGTCGCGTACGCCACCGGAACCATGGGCCGAGCAGCGGCCGGAGCCGCCGCCGGGGCGGTGCCCCCACTGAGTTTCTGCGCGCTGCTCGACGGCGCCGGCTGGGCCCCACCCCGTTTACCGGCGCTGTTCACCGCCACGCCGTTCGGCAGCGCCAGATACGGGAACTGACCGCTGAACTGCTGATCGTTCGCGTTCACCCGGTCCCCCGCGGCCAGCGCGTCCACGATCTTCCCGGTCTGCGCCGCACCGACCAGCGCCTGCAACTCGATGTCGACCACGTCGTCGGTCAGCCGCCGCCCGTTCGGGAAGCCCTGGAGGTCCCCGCCGAGCACCCCGAGCCGGTTCGGCTTGTCCGCCACCGGCACCGACAGGTTCAGCCGCAGCTCCTCCGCCGGGACGAACGCCGAGGCCCGTACGTCCTTGTTGTTGAGCTGCGAGTTCAGGTCGGCCTTGATCGGCCCGCCGGCCTTGGTGGTGATCCCGGTCAGGAAGATCTCGGAGAGGTCGTTGCGCGGCGTCTGCGGCGCCGGGATGCCGTAGATCTGCTCGATCAGTTTCGGCACCTCGGGTTCGAGGACCCGCTTGACCAGCGCCGGGGTCTGCGCGTCCTGCCGCGGCTTGCTGGCGTTGAACGCGTCCTTCAGGCCGGCCGGCACGATCACCTCGTTGACCAGCGGCTGCCCCAGCCGGGACACCTGCACCTTGCCGCCGGACTGGCCGCCGCCGGTGATCCGCACCCGGTTGCGCTCGGTGGTCGACCACACGCCGATGACCGGGTTGCGGGTGGCGTCCGCGTTCAGGGCCACGTCCTTGAACGGCACCTGGATCGCGATCGTGTTCACGTTGTACCCGGCGACGGTGTCCTGCCCGGTCTCCGAGAGGTCCCCGCCGTACAGCAGGTCGAAGACCCGCAGGTCCAGGAAGAACGGGTCGTCGGCCTGGCCCGCGAACAGCTTCCAGCCGCCCGGCAGGGTGGTGGTGGCCTGGTCGCGCAGCGTCTTGTAGTCCGGCATGGAAGCCGGGCCGACGCGTGAGGGCGCGACCGGCGCGTCCTCGACCCGGGTCGTGAAGTCCCCGCCGTTGAACGACGACTCCAGGGTGTAAGTCTGCCGGAACAGCAAGTTCTCGTCGTCGATCGAGGTGACCGGGCCGTTGTTGTACAGGAACGTGTCGTTGCCCCGCTTGTCGATGTTCTTGAACTTCCACCGGAACTCGGCGTCCGGCTTCGCGTCACCGTCGTTGTCGACCTTGATGTGGTAGGTCGCGTCGGTCGCGAACGGGTAGAAGTTCGGGCCGCCGTTGGGTTCCTCGAACGGCTGCCAGTTCGCCACGAAGGTGACGTAGCCGGGGCGGTCCGGGCTGACGAAGGCGTACACGTCGGTGTTGTCGATCGCCGGGTCGGCGGCGACCAGGGGCGCCTCGCGGTGGCTCGACGCCGTCGCGGTGCCGGGGCCGAGGCCGTACAACGCGCCGGCCAGCAGCGCGCCGAGGCCGAGGGCGGCGAGGGTGCGGCTGCCAGGTGCTCTGGGACGGTTGACCGTCATGGTGGTTCCTCCCGTGCCGATGTGGAGCTTTGTCGGCCGGGATTCGGGGCCGGCGCCTGCCCGGATGGGCTGCTGTGAACTACCCGACTTCCGGCCATCCGCACGGGCTCCGGCTGCGAATGACTCTGTTCGGGCCGCAGCATGCCGGCCGGGCGCATCGACGTCACTGAAACTGATGCGGCACGGTCCTGAGCTTCCGCGCGGCGGCTCTTCCGGGGCAGGATGGGAGCCGTGGCCCTGGCCGGCGGGGCAGCGCCGGCGCGACGCCGATGGTGGGCGTCCGGAGGTGAAGGCCGTGATGGCGATGACCAGTACACCGATCATCAGCGATTCCGAGGGCGCCGACGCGCTGGCCTCCGACGGTGGCATCGTCACCATCCGGCCGGCCCGGCCCGACGACCGGGGCGCCCTGGCCGCGCTCTACGCCGGAGCGTCCCGGGACAATCTGCTGCTGCGCTTCTTCATCGTGCCGGGCCGGCAGACGATCAGCGCCGAGCTCGACTCGCTGTGCCGCCCCGCGACCCGGGACCGCCTGACGGTCGTCGCCTGGCAGGCCGCCGAGCTGATCGGGGTGGCCTCCTGCGTCCGCCTCGACCACGCCGGCCGGGCTGCCGAGATCGCCGCGTTCGTCGCCGACGAGCACCACGGCCGGGGCATCGGCACGCTGCTGCTGGAGCACCTGGCCGCCCGGGCCCGGTCGGTCGGGATCACCGAGTTCGTCGGCGAGATGCTGCCCGGCAACTCCGGCATGCTCCGGGTGATCAGCGACTTCCACGAGCACGCGCACACGCGGCTCACGGCCGGGTACGTCGACCTGGACATCGACCTGACCGATCACGCCGCGTTCGAACGGGCCGCCGACGCCCGGGACCGGGTCGCCGAGCAGGCGTCGCTGCGCCCGCTGCTGGCGCCCCGCTCGGTGGCGGTGATCGGCGCCGGGCAGCGGCACGGCGGCGCCGGGCACGAGACGCTGCGGGCGCTGCGGGACTACGGGTTCACCGGCCGGCTGTACGCGATCAACCCACCCGGCCGCCCGGTCTGCGGCCTGCCGGCGCACCGCAGCGTCGGCGACCTCCCGGAGGCCGTCGACCTGGCGGTCGTGGCGGTCCGCGCCGACCTGGTGCCGGCCGCGCTCAAGGAGGCCGGGCAGCGCGGGGTGCGCGCCGCGGTCGTGCTCAGCAAGGGTTTCGGCGGCTCCGGGCCGGTCGCCCGGCAGCGCCGCGCCGACGTGCTGCGGACCGCCCGCGAGCACGGCATGCGGCTGGTCGGGCCGGCCAGTATCGGCGTGCTCGGCACCGACCCGCAGGTGCGGCTCAACGCCTGCCTGTCCCCGGTGCGCCCGCCGGCGGGCGGGCTGGCGGTGGCCACCCAGTCCGGGACGGTCGGCATCGCACTGCTGGCGAATGCGGCCCGCAGCGGCTGCGGCATCTCCAGTTTCGTGTCGCTGGGCGACAAGCTCGACGTCAGCGGCAACGATCTGATCGCCTACTGGTACGACGACCCGGCCACCCAGGCCGTCGCGTTCTACCTGGAGTCCTTCGGCAACCCGCGCCGGTTCGCCCGCACCGTCCGCGCGCTGGGCCGCCGCAAGCCGGTCCTCACCCTACAGAGCCCGCGATCGGCCGGGCCGGACGCTCCGGGGCTGGTGGACGCGCTGTTCACCCAGGCCGGCGTCGTCCGGACCACCGGCATCGACGAGATGCTCGACGCCGCCCGGGCACTGATCGGCCAGCCGCCGCCGGCCGGGATGCGACTGGGGATCGTCGGCAACGCGGGCGGGCTGACCGACCTGGCCGTGGCCGGCGCCGAGGCCGCCGGGTTCACCCTGGTCCCGCTGAGCCGGGACACCCGCCGTCAACTGCCGCGCGGCCGGGACAACCCGGTCGACCTCGGGATCGACGCGACCCCGGCGACGATCGCCTCGGCCGCGGAGACCGTGGCGAACAGCGGCGAGGTGGACATCCTGCTCCTGATGATCGTCGGCACCCGGGCGAACTGCTCGGTCGGCACGATGGCCGCGCTCGCCGAGGTCGTCGACAACCATCCGGACGTCACCGTCGCGGCGGTGCTGACCGGCAGCAACGACGACATCCAGCGGTTCGGGACCCGCGGCGCGCCGGTGTATCCGCAGCCGGACCGGGCGATCCGGGCCCTGGCACACGCCGAGCGGTACGCGCGCTGGCAGCGGCAGCCGCTGGGCCGCCGGCCCGATCTGCCCGGGATCGAACCGGCACGGGCCCGGGCCCTGATCGGGCAGGCGCTGGCGACCGGGGCGGGCTGGATGCCGCGGATCCGGGCGGCGGCGGTGCTCCGGGCGTACGGGATCTTCCTGGTCCCGGTCTTCGCGGCCTGGACCGGGGTCGACGCGGTGGACGTCGCCGAACGCCTCGGCTTCCCGGTGGTGGTGCGCTCGGCGGCTCTGCCGCCCGATCGTCCCGGCGTCGTGCGGCGCGACCTGACCAGCGCGGCGGCGGTCCGGTCCGCCTTCGACGTGGTGACCGCGAGCAGCCCCCGACCGGCCGGGGTGCTGATCCAGCGGCAGCTCGCGGCGCCGGTCGAGCTGGCCGCCGGGATCCAGCACGATCCGCTGTTCGGCTCGCTGGTGCGGCTCGGGCTGCGCGGCGGGTGGGCCGGGGACACGGCACGCCTCGTGCCGCTCACCGACCTCGACGCCGGCCGGATGTGGCGGGACCTGCCGGCCGCGTCGCTGTCCGGTGGACGCCGCCAGGCTCCGCTGTTCGACCCGGCCGATCTGGAGGATCTGCTGCTGCGGCTGGGGCGGCTGGCGGAGGACCTTCCGGAGATCGCGGAGCTGCGGCTGGAGCCGGTGTTCGCGGGGCCGGGCGGGATGCTGGTCGCGGACGCCCGGATCCGGATCGCCCCGGTCGGCGCCGAGCCGGACGCGACGCTGCGACGGCTGTCCCCGGCCGTTCCGGCGCCCGTCGCCCCGGCCGCCCCGCCGGGCAAGCCCGGCCGGCCGGAGCGCTCGGTCCGCGGCATCCGCCGAGCCGCTTCCTGACGCGCCACCGCCGCGGCGGCACCCGGAGCGGAATGCGGTCCCGGTGTCCGGAGGTCCCGGACGGCGGTGCGCTCGGCCCTGTCCGCCGGCCCGCCCACGGCGGAGGGTGAGGAGGTGAGCCTGAAGTCGGCACCACGCAAGGAGGGCCGGGACCACTCGGCGGCCCGGCCTGACCGGCACGAGGGGTTCAGTGCCGCTCGGCAGGACGCGCCAGCGCCTCGCGAACCGCGTCGGGAGTGCGCGCGACCGACGCGGTACCGTCGTCGGCGGTGATGATCGGACGCTGGATCAGCGCGGGATGCGCGGCCATCGCCTCCAGCCACCGATCCCGCCCGGCCTCGTCACGCGGCCAGTCCGCGATCCCGAGCTCCGCCGCGACCGGCTCGCCGAACCGGACGATGTGCCACGGGTCCAGCCCGAGCCGGCGCAGCACCTCGCGCAGCTCGTCGGGAGTGGGCGGCTGCTCCAGGTAGTGCCGCACGGTGTACTGCGCCTGCTCGGCGTCGAGGATCGACAGCGCCGAGGCACACTTCGAACATTCGGGGTTGATCCAGATCTCCATCGCTCACCGATGGTAGCGGCGGACCGGCACCGCGTCGGTGAAGTCGACGCCGGCCGGCGGGATCGCCGCGGCTCCCCACTGCGGTCGCGCCGAGTTGATCTCCTGCGACGTTTTCTCGGCGTTCACAGGGGTAACCGAGGTCCAACCGCGCGCCTTCGGTTTCCGTGTCGTCCGACGCGGGCGACCGACGCGACGGCTGAAGATCCGCATTTGGGGTCTTCGACGGCAGGGAAAGGAGCAGGAATGACTACCGGCACTGTGAAGTGGTTCAACGCGGACAAAGGCTTCGGTTTCATCAGCCCTGACGACGGCGGGCCTGATGTCTTCGCCCACTTCTCCGCCATTTCGGCGAGCGGCTACCGCAGCCTGGAGGAGAACCAGAAGGTGGAGTTCGAGATCACCCAGGGCCAGAAGGGCCCGCAGGCGGCGAACATCCGCCCGCTCTGATCCACCGTCGGCGAACGGCGGCCCGCCGGCGGGCCGCCACCAGCCGGCGACCAGCACGATGAGCACCACCGGGGAGGAGTAGCGAACCGCTCAGCTCACCAGGCCACGGCGGTACGCGTACACCACGGCCTGCACCCGGTCGCGCAGGCCGAGCTTGGTGAGGATGCGGGACACGTACGTCTTGACCGTCTCCTGGCTGAGCACCAGCGCCGCGGCGATCTCGCCGTTGGAAAGTCCCTCCGCGAGGAGCCGGAGCACCTCCCGCTCGCGCGGGGTCAGCTCGCCGCCGCCCGGGTCGCTCTCGGCCGGCCGGATCCGGGCCGCGTACCTGCCCACCAGCTGCCGGGTCACCTCCGGGGCGAGCAGCGCGGCACCGGTCGCGACCGTGCGGATGCCGTTGAGCAGCTGCGCCGGCGGGGCGTCCTTGAGGAGGAAGCCGCTGGCGCCCGCGCGCAGCGCCTCATAGACGTACTCGTCGAGGTTGAACGTCGTCACCACGAGAACCTTCACCGGCTCGGGAACCCCGGCGCCGGCGAGCAGGCGGGTCGCCCCGATGCCGTCGAGCACCGGCATCCGCACGTCCATCACCACCACGTCCGGCCGGAGCCGGGCGGCCAGGTCGACCGCCGCGCGCCCATCGCCGCACTCGCCGACGATCTCCATGTCGGGCTGGGCGTCGATGATCGTCGCGAAGCCGGCGCGGATCAGTTCCTGGTCGTCGCAGACCAGCACCCGGATCGGCGCGGTCACGACGGGTTTCCGGCCGGGATCCGGGCCCGCACGAGAAAGCCACCGCCGGCCTGCGCGCTCGCGCTGAAGTCGCCACCGAGGACCGTGACCCGCTCGCGGAGCCCGGCGAGCCCGCGCCCGCTGCCGCCCGGGGACCCGCTGCCGGATCCGGAGCCGTCGGTGCTGATCTCCACGGTCGTCTGCCCCTGCCCATGGTGAATGTGCACTCTTGTCCGGCTGCCATGTGCGTGCTTCAACGCATTGGTCAGCGCCTCCTGCACCACCCGGTACGCCGTCACCTCGGTGCTGCCGGTGGCCGCCGGCGGCGTCCCGTCCTGGACGAACTCGACCGGCTGCCCCGCCTGCCGGGTCTGGGCGACGAGGGTGCCCAGGTCGCCGGCGGAGGGCGTACGCGGGTCGTCGGTCCGGTGATCGGGGTTGAGCAGGTCGAGCAGCTGCCGCAGGTCGCCGACGGCCCGGCGGCCGGTATCGGTGATCGCGGTCAAGGTCTGGTCCAGCCGGTCCGGGGCACCCGTCAGGTAGCGTGCCGCCTCGGCCTGCACGACCATCGCGGTCACGTGGTGGGTGACGACGTCGTGCAGCTCGCGGGCGATGCGCGTGCGTTCCGCGGCCCGGGTGACCTCCTCGACCTGGCGGCGGCGTTCCGCCTCGGCGGTCCGGTTCTGGCGCAGCCACGCCCCGATGCCCCACGCCGACGCCAGCAGCAGGTAGAAGGTGGTGAACCCGACGACGCCCTCACCCGAGCCGAGCCGGTCGAGGGCGATCGCCAGCAGCAGGTACGCCGCCGAGCCGAGACCCACGACGGCCCAGCGGCGCTGTTCTGCGTAGGCGCCCGCGCTGACCAGCGCGACGGCCAGACCGGCACCCGCGACGGTGTGGTAGCTGCGGACCTGGTCGACCACGAAGCCGAGCGACACGAGCGCGAGGCAGACGGCCGGCCACCGGCGGCGTACGGCCAGCGGCAGGCACTCCAGGGCGATGACAACGGCAGTCAGCGTGTCGTACGGGCGGGCCGGCAGGTCGCCGAGCTGGGTACCGTGCCGCTCCAGCGCCGGAACCACCGCCAGGAGAGCGAAGGCGAGGGCGAGCGGCAGATCCCGGACCGTGGTCGGCAACCGCCGCCACCGGTCCGGGAGCCTCCGGAGCTGGATCACGGGGCGACTGTAGCGGTTGCCGGGGCCTGCGCCGCACGGCCGCGGCGCGGGACGAGGTGCCCGCGGCGCTTGGCCAGCCACAGGAACACCACGGTCAGCACCACGCCGGCCAGCACCGCGCACAGGCTGCCCTCCGGCCCGAAGGCGCCACCGCTGAGCGCGACCGGCCCCGACGTGGAGGCTTCGAGCAGGCCCTTCGACTCGCCGTTACCCGAGACCACGACACTGAAGATGCCGCCGGCGGCGAAGTTCCAGCCGAAGTGCAGACCGATCGGGACCCACAGGTTCCGGGTGGCGGCGTAGCAGGCGGCCAGCATGAATCCGGCCTCGATCGCGATGGCGGTCGCCCCCCACAGCGTCGCGTCCGGGTTGGCCAGGTGCATCGCGCCGAACACCACGCCGGTCAGGGCGAGGGCGATCCAGGTGCCCGTCCGCTCCTCGATGATCCGGAACAGCACGCCCCGGAACAGCAGTTCCTCGCTGACGGCAGCGGCCGCCATGAACCCGAGCAGCCCCAGCGCTCCGGCCGGCGAGCCCCAGCCCTCGACGTGGTAGCCGCCGAGGAACGCGATGGTGGCGATGACGGCCCCGAACATGGCGAAGCCGAGGAGCGTCCCGCGGCACAGCTTCCCGCCCCAGCCGTCCCGGCCGAGCTCGGCCGGCTCCCGGCGCTCGGTGCGCCGCACGACCCACCGGTAGACGACCACGCCCAGCACGGCCGTCCCGGCGCCGATCACCAGCGTGAGCAGGAAGTTGCCCTCGACGGCGGCGGCGCTCTGCCCGCCGACCAGGGCGACGGCGGCGACGGCCAGCAGCTGTTTGACGAATCGCATGGTGCCTCCTTCGCAAGCCGCGACCGGAACGGCGCGGCACGAAAGAAACCTATGGATTTGCGCCGCCACAATCGTCACCGTGCGGTGGACACTTGCCGGTAGCTCGCACGGGGGACACGGGGGTGTCACCAGTAGTACCTGCCCTGTCCGGACGGGCCACCAGGAGGCCGCGGCCTGGCGCGCCGTGACACCCGGGCGTGCGCCGCACGTGTCCGGCCGTCCCGTGCGACGATGACCGTGATCACCAAGGCGAGGAGGACTCATGAAAGCGTTCCGGCAAGCGGTCGAGGCCCGTGACCTGGCGGCGATCGAGGCGCTGCTCGCCGAGGACGTGGTCTTCATCAGCCCGGTCGCGTTCCAGCCCTACCCGGGCAAGGCGATGACCGCCGCCATCCTGCGCGGCGTGCTGCGGGTCTTCGAGGATTTCCGGTACGTCAGCGAGCTGGCCGGCGCGGACGATCGGGACCACGCGCTGGTGTTCGAGACCAAGGTCGGCGGCAAGGACATCACCGGCTGCGACTTCATCCACCTCGACGACGACGGCCTGATCGACCGGTTCATGGTGATGGTCCGGCCGCTGTCCGGCGCGCAGGCGCTGGCCGAGGCGATGAACGCCCAGTTCGACCAGATTCGCCGGGAGGCGACCCAGCGCTGAGGCCGCTAATCTGAGCGCACCTGGGGAGGTGCGATGGCGCGGCGCGCGTGGCAGGCGGCTCGGGCGGTGATCGCCGTCGCGGCCGTCACCATGGCCCTGGCGGCCTGCGGCTCCACCGACGATCCGAAACCGTCGTCGTCGATGCCGGTGAGCGGCACCGCCACGCTGGAGATCGGCGGGCGGCAGGTCACCGTGCACGTCCCGGCCTCCTACGATCCCGCCCGGCCCGCGCCGCTGCTCGTCGCGCTGCACGGCTACACGTCGTACGGGAAGCAGATGGAGCAGTACATGGGGCTGACCGCCGAGTCGGATCGGCGGGGCTTCGTCTACGCCTATCCGGACGGTCTGGTCGACAGCCGCGGCGCGAACTTCTGGAACGCCACCGACGCTTGCTGCGACTTCTTCCATCAGCAACCCGACGACTCCGGCTACCTCAGCGGGCTCATCACCACCCTTGAGGGCACGTACCGGATCGACCGCGCCCGCGTCTATCTGATCGGGCACTCCAACGGCGGGTTCATGTCGTTCCGGATGGCCTGCGAGCACGCCGACCAGGTGACCGCGATCGTCTCCCTCAACGCCGCCACCTGGAACGACGCCGCCCGGTGCCGGCCGTCCGAGCCGGTGAGCGTGCTCGCGATCCACGGCAGCGCCGACGAGACCATCGCCTTCGAGGGCGGGCTCAACAACGGCGTCGCGTACCCGTCGGCGGATGCCACGGTCACCCAGTGGCGGGGCTACGACGGGTGCGGCGCGGACGGCCGCGACGGCCCGAAACTCGACCTGATCGCCAGCCTGCCGGGCGCTGAGACGTCGGTCCGCACCTATTCGTCGGGCTGCGCCGGCGGCTCGACCGTGCAGGCGTGGACCATGACCGGCGGCTCCCACGTGCCGCAGCTGACCGCCGCCTTCGCGCCGGCCGTCACGGACTTCCTGCTGTCCCAGGTCAAACCCGCCCGGTGAGCCCGCCGCGGAGGGTCCGCAGGCGCTGCTCGTACTCCATGGTGGAGCGCACGCCGCGCGGCGGACAGGGCCGGATGGCCCGGGTCGAACGCAACGCCGGTCCAAGAATGCGCGTGCCCACGCCCTGCGGGATGTCCGGTCGTCCGGGCGCCGCGCCGCTTGCCCCAGCCGTACGCCTGCTCTCCGCTTCTCGTCACCACCCGGCTTCCGGCCCCGCGGAGCAGGGCCATCGGCCCTGTTGCCTCCGCCGCCACCGGCGTCCGATGAAGAGAGACGGAGAAGGAGGCCCGCATCATGCGCGACACGAAGATCGTCATCGGATTCGGCGGGTCGCCCGCCGCACAGGCAGCGCCGGCCCGGGCCCTGGAGATTCACACCGAGGCCGCCCCGGCAGGAGGCCGGTCATGAGGGCCCGGCCCGGGGACCGGATCGTGATCGACCCGGCCGGCCTGAACGGCCGGCCCCGGGTCGGCATCGTCACGGGCGTCGGTCATCAGGACGGCTATCCGCCGTACCGCGTGCACTGGCTGGACCTCGGGCACACCACCCTGCTGTTCCCGGGCCTGGGCGCACACATCGAACCGGGGAACATCCGAATCAGGGAGACATGAACGACCATCTGATCGTCGTCGGGGTGGACGGTTCCGAGAGCGGCCACCGCACCCTGCACGGCGGATCAGCCGCCAGAGGTGAATCGCTGCCGGCGTTCGTGCGGCACGGTAGGTTGACGGTCAGGTGTGCCGGGAAGCCTGGTCGGCGGTGTTCTTGCCGTGCCCTGGTGAAGGAGTTCCGTGACCGACACACCCTCTCGTCCGCGCCGTTTCCTGTTCGGCCGGGGCAGCTGGCCGGAGACCCGCCGCATCGGTGACGTGCTGCGCACCGAGACCGTCGGCGGCGCGCTGTTGCTGGGCGCCGCGGTGCTGGCCCTGCTGTGGGCCAACTCGCCGTGGGCGCCCGCCTATCAGGATCTCGGCGCGTTCGCGATCGGTCCGCACGCTCTCCACCTGCATCTGACGCTCGCCCAGTGGGCTGCCGACGGCCTGCTGGCGATCTTCTTCTTCGTCGCCGGCCTGGAGCTCAAACGCGAGTTCGTCGCCGGTGACCTGCGCGATCCGCGCCGGGCGATCATGCCGGTCGCGGCGGCCGTCGGCGGTATGGCCGTCCCGGCGCTGGTGTACACGGCGATCAACGCCCGCGCGGCCGGCGGCGCACTGTCCGGCTGGGCGGTGCCGACCGCCACCGACATCGCGTTCGCACTCGCCGTGCTCGGTGTCATCGCCACCCACCTGCCCGCCGCGCTCCGCACGTTCTTGCTGACCCTCGCCGTCGTCGACGACCTGCTCGCGATCGTCATCATCGCGGTGTTCTACACCAGCTCGCTGCATCTGCTGCCACTGCTGGCCGCCCTTCTCCCGCTGGGCCTGTTCGCGGTGCTGGTGCAGCGCCGGGTGCGGTCCTGGTGGCTGCTGCTGCCGCTGGCCGCGGCGACCTGGACGCTGGTGCACGCCTCCGGGATCCACGCCACCGTCGCGGGTGTGCTGCTCGGCTTCATGGTTCCGGTCGGGCGCCGCTCCCACGGGCCGGGGCCCGGCTTGGCGGAGCACTTCGAGCACCGGTGGCGGCCGCTGTCGGCCGGGGTGGCGGTGCCGGTGTTCGCGTTCTTCGCCGCCGGGGTGTCGCTGTCCGGCGCCGGCGGGCTCGCCGCCACCCTGCGCGACCCGGTGACCGTCGGCGTCGTCGCCGGACTGGTGCTCGGCAAGTGCGCCGGGGTGCTGGCCACGACCTGGGTGGTCGGGCGGGCCACCCGGGCCTCCCTCGGCGACGGGGTGAGCTGGTGGGACGTGCTCGGGCTGTCGCTGCTGGCCGGGATCGGATTCACCGTGTCGCTGCTGATCGGGGAACTGGCCTTCGGCACCGGCAGCGAGAAGGACGAGCACGCCCGCATCGGGATCCTGGCCGGGTCGCTGATCGCCGCCCTGCTGGCCGCGGCGGTCCTGCGCATCCGCAACCGACACTACCGCCGGATCTGCGCGGCCGAGGAGCTCGACTCGGACGCCGACGGCGTACCCGACGTGTACCAACAGGATTCTGTCTCGTAGCCACGGCACTCCCGACTGCGGCTTTGATCGCTCCGGCGCGACGATAAGCTTTCGTCGTTGTCTCGATGCCGGGCGGAGGTCGCATGGTGAGCGACGCTGAGTCGGCGCCGCAAGCACGGCCTGGAGCCCCGGGTGAGAGCGCCGCTGTCGTGCCGGACGCGGCGTGGGCGGCACGTCTGCTGGCGGAGAGCGACAACGGGATCTTCCTCGCGGACGAGGACGGTGTCGTGATCCAGGTCAACGAAGCCTGGACCAGGATCGTCGGTTTCGGGCGGGAGGGCATCCCGTACACCCCGCCCTATCCGTGGTGGCCGGACGCGGCCGAGGACCCGGCCTCGCGCGCCCGGCTGGCCGGCGCGTTGGACGACCTGCTGGGTGCCGGCAGCGGCACCTATGAGGTGCCGGTCCGTCACCGGCTGGGCCACCCGGTGTGGGTGTCGGTCTCCGCCGCCTCGGTCTCGGATCCCGACACCGGACGGCGGCTGCTGGTGGGCACCGTCCGCGAC
Above is a genomic segment from Actinoplanes ianthinogenes containing:
- a CDS encoding nuclear transport factor 2 family protein; the encoded protein is MKAFRQAVEARDLAAIEALLAEDVVFISPVAFQPYPGKAMTAAILRGVLRVFEDFRYVSELAGADDRDHALVFETKVGGKDITGCDFIHLDDDGLIDRFMVMVRPLSGAQALAEAMNAQFDQIRREATQR
- a CDS encoding CPBP family intramembrane glutamic endopeptidase, giving the protein MRFVKQLLAVAAVALVGGQSAAAVEGNFLLTLVIGAGTAVLGVVVYRWVVRRTERREPAELGRDGWGGKLCRGTLLGFAMFGAVIATIAFLGGYHVEGWGSPAGALGLLGFMAAAAVSEELLFRGVLFRIIEERTGTWIALALTGVVFGAMHLANPDATLWGATAIAIEAGFMLAACYAATRNLWVPIGLHFGWNFAAGGIFSVVVSGNGESKGLLEASTSGPVALSGGAFGPEGSLCAVLAGVVLTVVFLWLAKRRGHLVPRRGRAAQAPATATVAP
- a CDS encoding alpha/beta hydrolase family esterase, translating into MARRAWQAARAVIAVAAVTMALAACGSTDDPKPSSSMPVSGTATLEIGGRQVTVHVPASYDPARPAPLLVALHGYTSYGKQMEQYMGLTAESDRRGFVYAYPDGLVDSRGANFWNATDACCDFFHQQPDDSGYLSGLITTLEGTYRIDRARVYLIGHSNGGFMSFRMACEHADQVTAIVSLNAATWNDAARCRPSEPVSVLAIHGSADETIAFEGGLNNGVAYPSADATVTQWRGYDGCGADGRDGPKLDLIASLPGAETSVRTYSSGCAGGSTVQAWTMTGGSHVPQLTAAFAPAVTDFLLSQVKPAR
- a CDS encoding sensor histidine kinase; the encoded protein is MIQLRRLPDRWRRLPTTVRDLPLALAFALLAVVPALERHGTQLGDLPARPYDTLTAVVIALECLPLAVRRRWPAVCLALVSLGFVVDQVRSYHTVAGAGLAVALVSAGAYAEQRRWAVVGLGSAAYLLLAIALDRLGSGEGVVGFTTFYLLLASAWGIGAWLRQNRTAEAERRRQVEEVTRAAERTRIARELHDVVTHHVTAMVVQAEAARYLTGAPDRLDQTLTAITDTGRRAVGDLRQLLDLLNPDHRTDDPRTPSAGDLGTLVAQTRQAGQPVEFVQDGTPPAATGSTEVTAYRVVQEALTNALKHAHGSRTRVHIHHGQGQTTVEISTDGSGSGSGSPGGSGRGLAGLRERVTVLGGDFSASAQAGGGFLVRARIPAGNPS
- a CDS encoding DUF1918 domain-containing protein, whose product is MRARPGDRIVIDPAGLNGRPRVGIVTGVGHQDGYPPYRVHWLDLGHTTLLFPGLGAHIEPGNIRIRET
- the nhaA gene encoding Na+/H+ antiporter NhaA, which gives rise to MTDTPSRPRRFLFGRGSWPETRRIGDVLRTETVGGALLLGAAVLALLWANSPWAPAYQDLGAFAIGPHALHLHLTLAQWAADGLLAIFFFVAGLELKREFVAGDLRDPRRAIMPVAAAVGGMAVPALVYTAINARAAGGALSGWAVPTATDIAFALAVLGVIATHLPAALRTFLLTLAVVDDLLAIVIIAVFYTSSLHLLPLLAALLPLGLFAVLVQRRVRSWWLLLPLAAATWTLVHASGIHATVAGVLLGFMVPVGRRSHGPGPGLAEHFEHRWRPLSAGVAVPVFAFFAAGVSLSGAGGLAATLRDPVTVGVVAGLVLGKCAGVLATTWVVGRATRASLGDGVSWWDVLGLSLLAGIGFTVSLLIGELAFGTGSEKDEHARIGILAGSLIAALLAAAVLRIRNRHYRRICAAEELDSDADGVPDVYQQDSVS